In Synechococcus sp. CB0101, a genomic segment contains:
- a CDS encoding C-type lectin domain-containing protein has translation MPKSKKSKSLPKSALLFSTSDSDYALILKPATFAKAEKKALKFGGYLADLSTPDENPEVFDSITGLLDRSLYKKSTASDGGGSSYVWLGGSDSGSEGVWRWSKSGALIPTDSPEWGKGAMGREPDNFQGTQHYLALGLENWPYGSADGMGFGNAGMWNDIQGGNKLFYLIEFN, from the coding sequence ATGCCAAAATCTAAAAAGTCAAAATCTCTTCCAAAGAGTGCTCTATTATTCTCTACTTCGGATTCAGATTATGCACTAATACTGAAGCCAGCAACATTTGCTAAGGCAGAGAAAAAAGCTCTCAAGTTTGGGGGATATCTCGCAGATTTGTCTACCCCTGATGAGAACCCTGAGGTTTTTGACTCTATTACAGGGCTATTAGATCGGTCTCTGTATAAAAAATCAACAGCTTCGGATGGAGGTGGGTCTTCCTATGTCTGGCTAGGAGGCTCTGACTCCGGGTCCGAGGGGGTCTGGCGGTGGTCAAAATCAGGAGCATTAATTCCCACCGATAGCCCCGAATGGGGAAAAGGTGCTATGGGTCGTGAGCCTGATAACTTCCAAGGCACTCAGCACTATCTTGCTTTGGGTCTTGAGAACTGGCCATATGGTTCAGCAGATGGCATGGGATTTGGTAATGCTGGAATGTGGAATGATATTCAGGGAGGCAACAAGCTATTTTATCTTATTGAATTTAACTAA